The following proteins come from a genomic window of Burkholderia stabilis:
- the gspM gene encoding type II secretion system protein GspM, with translation MKTEQLNQTLAQFWGERSQREKTLLGWGGALLAVVIAYSVLWSPAQEGRARIQRELPTMRRELAQMTAQANEAKSLTAAAQGVAPTGLALKDALTASLSDHGLQGAQVQIVGNGVQVQMKNASFPAWTQWLDDARKQFKVQVGEAHATALKEDGQVDLTAVMQPSVQK, from the coding sequence ATGAAAACGGAACAACTGAATCAGACGCTGGCCCAGTTCTGGGGTGAGCGCTCACAGCGCGAGAAGACATTGCTCGGCTGGGGCGGCGCCTTGCTGGCGGTCGTGATCGCGTATTCGGTGCTGTGGTCGCCTGCGCAGGAAGGCCGCGCGCGAATCCAGCGCGAGCTGCCGACGATGCGCCGCGAGCTCGCGCAGATGACCGCGCAGGCGAACGAGGCGAAGTCGCTGACGGCTGCCGCGCAAGGCGTCGCGCCGACCGGGCTCGCACTGAAGGACGCGCTGACCGCGTCGCTGTCCGATCACGGGCTGCAGGGCGCGCAGGTGCAGATCGTTGGCAACGGCGTGCAGGTCCAGATGAAGAACGCGTCGTTCCCGGCGTGGACGCAGTGGCTCGACGATGCCCGCAAGCAGTTCAAGGTGCAGGTCGGCGAGGCGCATGCAACCGCGCTGAAGGAAGACGGTCAGGTCGACCTGACGGCCGTGATGCAACCTTCCGTACAGAAATAA
- the gspL gene encoding type II secretion system protein GspL, producing MSTLIVSLPPREPAVPLQEWQWPELPFTLVDKAGHVQRAGRAALALLPRANATVLIVAARDVLLLAAAVPPLKGPKLRQALPNIVEDQLIQDPLGCHIALDPAALPDGRRVLAIVDRAWFRTICEAFAAAGHRHLSAVPATRCLPAPRAPAETVSTAPADGDAAIMEAVEPPAHPPAVAAVLGLAASVEPVLVEAGALPAAAGAPRLELAVARGALGEGFAAPASRAAGTLAALAGGGAVELYELGEPGAEPRLASVGRTDGPLLPGAVPLSFDAFARRALTEPFDLCQFEFESQPWRFDRATVKRLRVPLALVAATLGVAVIGMNLHWWKLSRERDALSAQITETLLSAFPKTTTVLDPPAQMQRQLDQLRLAAGELSPNDFLALSSGLTRSMGALPLNGIASLDYHDRRLDVGFKPEVKVDPDFSQRLARNGLSGEVDSNTGKWTIRSRS from the coding sequence GTGAGCACGTTGATTGTTTCTTTGCCGCCGCGCGAGCCTGCCGTGCCGTTGCAGGAATGGCAGTGGCCCGAGCTGCCGTTCACGCTCGTCGACAAGGCCGGCCACGTGCAGCGCGCGGGCCGTGCCGCGCTCGCGCTGCTGCCGCGCGCGAACGCGACGGTACTGATCGTCGCCGCGCGCGACGTGCTGCTGCTGGCCGCGGCCGTGCCGCCGCTCAAGGGTCCGAAGCTGCGCCAGGCGCTGCCCAACATCGTCGAGGATCAGCTGATCCAGGATCCGCTCGGCTGCCATATCGCGCTCGATCCGGCGGCGCTGCCCGACGGGCGCCGCGTGCTGGCCATCGTCGACCGCGCGTGGTTTCGCACGATCTGCGAAGCGTTCGCAGCGGCCGGCCACCGGCACCTGAGCGCCGTGCCCGCGACACGCTGCCTGCCGGCGCCGCGCGCGCCGGCCGAAACGGTGTCGACCGCACCGGCCGATGGTGACGCTGCCATCATGGAGGCCGTCGAGCCGCCCGCTCACCCGCCTGCGGTCGCCGCGGTGCTGGGGCTCGCGGCGTCGGTTGAACCGGTGCTCGTCGAGGCGGGTGCGCTGCCGGCCGCGGCCGGTGCCCCGCGCCTCGAACTCGCCGTCGCGCGCGGCGCGCTCGGCGAAGGCTTCGCGGCGCCCGCGTCGCGCGCGGCCGGCACGCTTGCCGCGCTCGCGGGCGGCGGCGCCGTCGAACTGTACGAGCTCGGCGAACCGGGTGCGGAGCCGCGGCTCGCGTCGGTGGGCCGCACCGACGGCCCGCTGCTGCCGGGCGCCGTGCCGCTGTCGTTCGACGCGTTCGCACGGCGCGCGCTCACCGAGCCTTTCGATCTGTGCCAGTTCGAATTCGAGTCGCAGCCATGGCGCTTCGACCGCGCGACGGTGAAGCGCCTGCGCGTGCCGCTCGCACTCGTCGCGGCGACGCTCGGCGTCGCGGTGATCGGGATGAACCTGCATTGGTGGAAGCTGTCGCGCGAGCGCGATGCGCTGTCCGCGCAGATCACCGAGACGCTGTTGTCCGCGTTCCCGAAGACGACGACGGTGCTCGATCCGCCCGCGCAGATGCAGCGCCAGCTCGACCAGTTGCGCCTGGCGGCCGGCGAGCTGTCGCCGAACGATTTCCTCGCGCTGTCGAGCGGGCTGACGCGCTCGATGGGCGCGCTGCCGCTGAACGGTATCGCGTCGCTCGACTATCACGACCGGCGGCTCGACGTCGGCTTCAAGCCGGAGGTCAAGGTCGATCCCGATTTCTCGCAGCGCCTCGCGCGTAACGGACTGTCCGGCGAAGTCGACAGCAACACGGGCAAATGGACGATCCGGAGCCGCTCATGA